The Roseofilum reptotaenium CS-1145 genome has a window encoding:
- a CDS encoding alpha-E domain-containing protein, whose amino-acid sequence MLSRVADSIYWLNRYVERAENTARFIDANLTLILDSPVGVVHQWEPLVITTGDRQVFWERYGEATKENVRHFLTFDAKNPNSILSCLWMARENARSIREVISSEMWQQINEFYYMVKETSPEGSMVELSDFYTEVKRCSHLFAGLMDATMSHNEGWHFGLIGRLLERADKTSRILDVKYFILLPSAQDVGTTLDEIHWIALLKSASAYEMYRKQIHRHQITPMGVAEFLLLDRHFPRAVRSCLFRSEQSLHRINGTAPATWSDSAERALGRLRSELEYITIEEIIQQGLHEFVDNLQKQLNLVGEQLYQTYFSLESVH is encoded by the coding sequence ATGTTAAGTCGTGTCGCAGATTCAATCTATTGGCTCAATCGTTATGTAGAGCGGGCAGAAAATACGGCTCGATTTATTGATGCTAATTTGACCTTAATTTTGGATTCTCCGGTTGGGGTTGTCCATCAGTGGGAACCGTTGGTGATTACGACGGGAGATCGCCAGGTGTTTTGGGAGCGCTATGGCGAAGCGACGAAGGAGAATGTCCGCCATTTTCTCACGTTTGACGCGAAAAACCCTAATTCGATTTTGTCTTGTTTGTGGATGGCTCGTGAGAATGCGCGATCGATTCGAGAGGTGATTTCTTCGGAGATGTGGCAGCAAATTAATGAATTTTATTACATGGTAAAGGAGACTTCTCCGGAGGGTTCAATGGTGGAGTTATCGGATTTTTATACGGAAGTTAAACGCTGTAGCCATTTGTTTGCCGGATTGATGGATGCCACGATGTCCCATAATGAGGGTTGGCATTTTGGCTTGATTGGCCGGTTGTTAGAACGGGCAGATAAGACTTCGCGAATTTTAGATGTGAAGTATTTTATTTTATTGCCTTCGGCTCAGGATGTGGGCACAACTTTAGATGAAATTCATTGGATAGCCCTGTTAAAATCTGCGAGTGCTTATGAAATGTATCGCAAACAAATACACCGTCACCAAATTACGCCTATGGGAGTAGCAGAGTTTTTATTGCTCGATCGCCACTTCCCCCGTGCAGTACGCTCTTGTCTGTTTCGCTCTGAGCAGTCTCTCCATAGAATTAATGGTACAGCACCGGCAACCTGGAGTGATTCGGCCGAACGAGCCTTGGGTCGTCTGCGATCGGAGTTGGAATACATCACCATTGAGGAGATTATTCAACAGGGATTACATGAATTTGTGGATAATTTACAAAAACAGTTAAATTTGGTGGGCGAGCAACTCTATCAAACCTATTTCTCTTTAGAGTCGGTGCATTAA
- a CDS encoding peptidoglycan-binding protein: MIESLAFTHASLAYEDTNPAPQLRSFEGINVSLAKSAVGVLALSVALSIISVAENAMAYLSYGSRGNDVVYLQDLLKRAGYFPYTVGSTGYYGSITYDAVVSYQYDMGLAVDGMAGAQTFASLEANTGVGGGTHRVVATGGLNVRSGMGTSFPVIGGLANGQRVFVEYFDHTGWAKLTTGGYVSGGYLAAL; encoded by the coding sequence ATGATTGAATCACTTGCATTTACTCATGCTTCACTGGCCTACGAAGATACTAACCCAGCTCCCCAATTACGGTCTTTTGAAGGAATTAATGTATCTCTGGCAAAAAGTGCTGTAGGAGTTTTAGCTCTAAGTGTAGCGCTCTCGATTATCAGTGTCGCAGAAAACGCGATGGCCTACCTAAGTTATGGGTCTAGAGGTAATGATGTTGTTTATCTGCAAGACTTGCTAAAACGTGCGGGTTACTTCCCCTATACGGTGGGATCAACCGGTTACTATGGTAGTATTACCTATGATGCAGTCGTCAGTTATCAGTACGACATGGGCCTAGCTGTAGATGGAATGGCTGGCGCTCAAACTTTTGCGTCTCTGGAAGCTAATACTGGCGTAGGTGGTGGGACTCATCGAGTGGTTGCTACAGGCGGCTTAAATGTCCGTTCAGGAATGGGGACATCCTTTCCTGTTATTGGTGGACTCGCCAATGGACAACGGGTTTTTGTGGAATACTTCGACCATACCGGGTGGGCTAAACTTACCACGGGTGGATATGTGTCCGGTGGTTATCTGGCCGCACTCTAA
- a CDS encoding circularly permuted type 2 ATP-grasp protein: MNFDSYDSGDFYDELFGPDGNPRPECQPLIDHFNHLSREHLHQRQQAAQIGLFKLGVTFNVYGAEEGTERILPFDLIPRVVLSQEWKTLEQGLKQRIQALNLFIADIYDQQKIVKDKVIPEELIHSATGFLKPCMGLKPPQDVWCHITGTDLVRDKEGQWYVLEDNLRCPSGVSYVLENRRVMKSTFPQIFTLMDIEPVDRYPSRLLDTLLHLAPGHLPNPTVVLLTPGIYNSAYFEHSFLAQQMGVELVEGRDLVVVDGYLQMRTTKGLQRVDVVYRRIDDSFIDPTVFNPDSLLGVPGLMEVYQSGRVALANALGTGVADDKVIYAYVPQMIRYYLDEEPILANVPTYLCWEPKQQDYVLNHLPQLVVKAADESGGYGMLIGPNSTSAQREEFAQRIKANPRKYIAQPTLCLSRVPTLLEGSIEGCHVDLRPYILYGKDISVMPGGLTRVALKRGSLVVNSSQGGGSKDTWVLRD, from the coding sequence GTGAACTTTGATTCCTACGATTCAGGGGACTTCTACGATGAACTCTTCGGGCCCGATGGCAATCCCCGCCCCGAATGTCAACCCCTTATAGACCATTTCAATCATCTTTCTCGCGAACACCTTCATCAACGCCAACAAGCGGCCCAGATTGGACTGTTTAAGCTGGGAGTCACCTTTAATGTCTATGGTGCAGAAGAAGGAACTGAACGGATTTTGCCCTTCGATCTCATTCCCCGTGTCGTCTTATCTCAGGAGTGGAAAACCCTAGAGCAAGGACTCAAACAACGAATTCAAGCCCTCAATTTATTTATTGCTGATATTTATGACCAGCAAAAGATCGTTAAGGATAAAGTCATTCCCGAAGAATTAATTCACTCAGCGACCGGTTTTCTCAAACCCTGTATGGGTCTCAAACCTCCCCAAGATGTTTGGTGTCATATTACTGGAACCGACTTGGTGCGCGACAAAGAAGGACAATGGTACGTTTTAGAAGACAATTTGCGTTGTCCCTCTGGCGTTTCCTATGTCTTGGAAAATCGCCGAGTGATGAAAAGTACCTTTCCTCAAATCTTTACCTTGATGGATATTGAACCGGTCGATCGATATCCTAGCCGTTTGCTCGATACCTTACTCCATCTAGCTCCTGGCCATCTTCCCAACCCCACCGTAGTCCTCTTAACTCCAGGAATATATAACTCAGCCTATTTTGAACATTCATTTTTAGCCCAGCAAATGGGAGTTGAGTTAGTCGAAGGCCGAGATTTAGTCGTTGTTGATGGCTACTTACAAATGCGAACCACGAAGGGATTGCAACGGGTAGATGTGGTCTATCGTCGCATTGATGATAGCTTTATCGATCCGACGGTCTTTAATCCCGATTCCTTGTTAGGCGTTCCCGGTTTAATGGAAGTTTATCAGTCTGGACGAGTCGCTTTAGCCAACGCCCTGGGAACTGGAGTCGCAGATGATAAGGTAATTTATGCCTATGTTCCCCAAATGATTCGCTATTATTTGGACGAAGAGCCAATTTTAGCCAATGTCCCCACCTATCTATGTTGGGAGCCAAAGCAACAAGACTATGTGCTCAACCATTTGCCACAATTAGTGGTTAAAGCCGCCGATGAGTCAGGCGGCTATGGCATGTTGATCGGCCCGAATTCAACTTCAGCCCAACGGGAAGAGTTTGCTCAACGGATTAAGGCCAATCCCCGTAAATATATTGCCCAACCCACCCTCTGTTTATCTAGGGTTCCTACCCTATTAGAGGGGAGTATCGAAGGCTGCCATGTAGATTTGCGCCCCTATATTCTCTATGGTAAAGATATTTCCGTAATGCCTGGAGGTTTAACTAGAGTGGCCCTCAAGCGGGGGTCTCTAGTGGTCAATTCTTCTCAAGGTGGTGGCAGTAAAGATACCTGGGTTTTACGAGATTAG